A region of Candidatus Methylacidiphilales bacterium DNA encodes the following proteins:
- a CDS encoding RNA pseudouridine synthase, with protein sequence MKSDARAEIALRHRGTSVRLPVLYEDREVLVIDKPPGWMLAPADWKSTRRNLLAALLEGVEAGAWWARSRGLRFLRPVHRLDTDTSGVLLLAKSPRSLEIFSKFFAQHRMGKTYWALSRNRPAREEWVAREALAEGLDREGRIRVDPRRGRSAETAFRVLAREQGLSWILCQPLTGRTHQIRVHLAHAGCPILGDVLYGGEASPARGWPLALRAVELVWEERPGRSRRVEAPGGGFLSAFYGGHPPVPEEAGTG encoded by the coding sequence TTGAAATCCGATGCCCGTGCTGAGATTGCCCTGCGCCACCGGGGGACATCGGTCAGGCTGCCCGTCCTTTATGAGGACCGGGAAGTCCTGGTGATCGACAAACCACCGGGCTGGATGCTGGCTCCGGCGGATTGGAAGAGCACCCGGCGCAACCTTCTGGCCGCCCTTCTGGAAGGGGTGGAGGCGGGGGCCTGGTGGGCCCGGTCGAGGGGGTTGCGATTTTTACGCCCGGTACACCGGCTCGACACCGACACCAGCGGGGTTCTGCTTTTGGCCAAATCACCCCGATCGCTGGAGATTTTTTCCAAGTTTTTTGCGCAACACCGGATGGGCAAGACCTATTGGGCGCTCAGTCGAAACCGTCCTGCCCGGGAGGAATGGGTGGCGCGGGAAGCCCTGGCCGAGGGGTTGGACCGCGAGGGCCGCATCCGGGTTGATCCTCGCCGGGGACGATCCGCCGAAACCGCGTTCCGGGTTCTGGCCCGCGAGCAGGGACTGAGTTGGATCCTCTGCCAACCGTTGACGGGGAGGACGCACCAGATCCGGGTGCATTTGGCCCATGCCGGCTGCCCGATCCTGGGGGATGTACTTTACGGAGGGGAAGCCTCACCCGCACGGGGCTGGCCCTTGGCCCTGCGGGCGGTCGAGTTGGTGTGGGAGGAACGACCGGGGCGGTCGCGCCGGGTGGAAGCTCCCGGTGGCGGTTTTTTGTCCGCATTTTACGGGGGCCATCCCCCTGTGCCTGAGGAAGCCGGAACGGGGTGA
- a CDS encoding NlpC/P60 family protein has translation MKFWPAFLLLWAAAPLLSAQDERVATISPEELKDYESYPAPVKSLVERSLVLTRMGLRYTYGSADPAKGGMDCSGTIHHLLLSAGIKNVPRQANTLYRWAWIESRFHAVASLNPDSFEFQNLKPGDLLFWSGTYVVDRDPPVTHVMLYLGRLKADGRRVMFGASSGRRYAGKSRDGVSVFDFQLPRADSEGRFLGYASIPGWDKIPPAAPAVRDPAQEKKPEGAPPATPPDAMPQNTAPEPAPAPRALPVEPAQAETDAPAAGVPVNPGNQTNSAP, from the coding sequence ATGAAATTCTGGCCCGCCTTCCTTCTGCTCTGGGCCGCCGCCCCTTTACTCTCGGCCCAGGATGAACGGGTGGCCACGATTTCCCCCGAAGAACTCAAGGACTACGAAAGCTACCCCGCACCGGTCAAAAGCCTGGTTGAGCGTTCCCTGGTCCTGACCCGGATGGGGCTGCGTTACACCTACGGGTCCGCCGACCCGGCCAAAGGCGGGATGGATTGCTCGGGCACCATCCACCACCTCCTGCTCAGCGCGGGAATCAAGAACGTCCCCCGCCAGGCCAACACCCTTTATCGCTGGGCTTGGATCGAAAGCCGCTTCCACGCCGTGGCCAGCCTCAATCCGGACAGTTTCGAATTCCAAAACCTCAAACCCGGCGACCTGCTTTTCTGGAGCGGCACCTATGTCGTCGACCGCGATCCTCCGGTGACCCATGTGATGCTGTACCTGGGAAGATTGAAGGCGGATGGCCGCAGGGTGATGTTCGGGGCCAGCAGCGGACGCCGCTACGCCGGCAAATCTCGCGACGGGGTGAGCGTGTTCGATTTCCAACTGCCCCGCGCCGACAGTGAAGGACGTTTCCTCGGCTACGCCTCCATTCCCGGATGGGATAAGATCCCCCCCGCCGCTCCGGCCGTCCGTGATCCGGCCCAAGAAAAAAAACCCGAGGGCGCGCCGCCGGCAACACCTCCGGATGCTATGCCCCAAAACACCGCTCCGGAACCCGCTCCGGCACCGCGGGCGCTACCCGTCGAACCGGCCCAGGCAGAAACCGACGCGCCCGCCGCCGGGGTGCCCGTTAACCCGGGCAATCAAACAAATTCAGCGCCGTAG
- the serS gene encoding serine--tRNA ligase gives MIDIRLIREKADWVKERLASRAPGTEAPVDEIAALDARRRTVIAEVEAQKSERNRISKEVGGRKARGESAEDLLAGMKEKSDRIAALDAELAGLEAAQNEILLRLPNLPHPACPVGADASANPVVHSHGQKPEWSFKPKELVEIAEARGLADFERAAKISGSGYYVLRGAGARLQRSLIQFMLDLHTREHGYTEIAPPVLVREACMVGTNQLPKFREDMYHLEGEDLFLAPTAEVPVTNLHREELLKAEELPISYAAHTPCFRREAGKESRGMLRVHQFDKIELVKIVRPEDSYAELEKLRGHAQRVLELLGLHYRAIELCTGDIGFGAAKCYDLEVWAPGAGAYLEVSSCSNFEDFQARRMGLRFKDGDGKNRLCHTLNGSGVALPRLFIALVETHQQADGSVRIPEALRPYYGAEFV, from the coding sequence ATGATCGATATCCGCCTCATCCGCGAAAAAGCCGACTGGGTCAAAGAACGGTTGGCCAGCCGAGCGCCTGGCACCGAGGCCCCGGTGGATGAGATTGCCGCGCTCGATGCCCGCCGCCGCACGGTCATCGCCGAGGTAGAGGCCCAGAAAAGCGAACGCAACCGGATCAGCAAAGAAGTGGGGGGCCGGAAGGCCCGGGGGGAATCCGCCGAGGATCTGCTGGCCGGGATGAAGGAGAAGTCCGACCGGATCGCGGCTCTCGACGCCGAGCTTGCCGGGCTGGAAGCCGCCCAGAACGAGATCCTCCTGCGGTTGCCCAATCTGCCCCATCCCGCCTGCCCGGTTGGGGCGGACGCCTCGGCCAATCCGGTGGTCCACAGCCATGGGCAGAAACCCGAGTGGTCGTTCAAGCCGAAGGAATTGGTCGAAATCGCCGAGGCCCGGGGTTTGGCCGATTTCGAACGTGCGGCGAAAATTTCCGGCAGCGGTTATTATGTCTTGCGTGGGGCCGGGGCGCGGCTCCAACGGTCCCTGATCCAGTTCATGCTTGATCTGCACACCCGCGAGCATGGTTACACGGAAATCGCCCCCCCGGTTCTGGTGCGGGAGGCCTGCATGGTCGGCACGAACCAATTGCCCAAATTCCGCGAGGACATGTACCACCTCGAGGGTGAGGACCTCTTCCTGGCTCCCACTGCCGAAGTGCCCGTGACCAACCTGCACCGGGAGGAATTGTTGAAAGCGGAGGAACTTCCCATCAGCTACGCCGCCCATACCCCGTGCTTCCGGCGCGAGGCGGGCAAGGAGAGCCGGGGCATGCTCCGGGTGCACCAGTTCGACAAGATCGAACTGGTCAAGATTGTCCGTCCCGAAGATTCTTACGCCGAACTGGAGAAACTCAGGGGCCATGCCCAGCGCGTTCTGGAATTGCTCGGGTTGCACTACCGCGCGATCGAACTCTGCACCGGGGACATCGGATTCGGCGCGGCCAAGTGCTACGATCTGGAAGTTTGGGCGCCCGGTGCCGGGGCCTATCTGGAGGTGTCCTCCTGCAGCAACTTCGAGGACTTCCAGGCCCGCCGCATGGGTCTGCGTTTCAAGGATGGGGATGGAAAGAACAGACTGTGCCACACCCTCAACGGTTCCGGCGTGGCGCTGCCCCGGTTGTTCATCGCGCTGGTGGAAACCCACCAACAGGCCGATGGTTCGGTCCGCATACCCGAGGCGCTCCGCCCTTACTACGGCGCTGAATTTGTTTGA
- a CDS encoding citrate synthase, producing the protein MDKEAQIILDGKPHSFPVITGTENEKAIDIRKLRAETGYICYDDGYGNTGSCTSNITFIDGETGILRYSGYPIEELAAHSNFIETAYLVIYGDLPDAAALRNFRKLILGNASIHQSMLGHFSGFPSSSHPMAMLSAMVNSLGCFYPRMASNDRDRELGHFDQAATILISKVRTLAAMSYRMKMDKPFIYPKDNLSYCSNFLHMMFSEPYNDHIARSEVDKALNLIFLLHADHEQNCSTSTVRMVASGGANLFASTAAGICALWGPAHGGANQSVLEMLQQIHDSGDDGTRFIEAAKSGDKSKRLMGFGHRVYKNYDPRAKILKQQCENVLEALGVNDPLLEIALKLESAALREEYFLERKLYPNVDFYSGIIMRAIGIPLDMFTVMFAIGRMPGWIAHWREIALAKTPIHRPRQIYTGPGIRPYVPMDARA; encoded by the coding sequence ATGGACAAAGAGGCCCAAATCATCCTGGACGGAAAACCCCATTCCTTCCCCGTCATCACCGGGACGGAAAACGAAAAAGCCATCGACATCCGCAAGCTGCGCGCGGAAACCGGATACATCTGTTACGATGACGGCTACGGCAACACCGGTTCCTGCACCAGCAACATCACCTTCATCGACGGCGAAACCGGCATCCTCCGCTACAGCGGCTACCCCATCGAGGAACTGGCCGCCCATTCCAATTTCATCGAGACCGCCTACCTGGTGATCTACGGGGACCTGCCCGATGCCGCCGCCCTGCGCAACTTCCGCAAGCTCATCCTCGGAAACGCCTCCATCCACCAGAGCATGCTCGGCCATTTCAGCGGCTTCCCCTCCTCTTCCCACCCCATGGCCATGCTTTCGGCCATGGTCAATTCCCTCGGCTGCTTCTACCCCCGCATGGCCAGCAACGACCGCGACCGCGAGCTGGGCCACTTCGACCAGGCCGCCACCATCCTCATCTCCAAGGTCCGCACCCTGGCCGCCATGTCCTACCGGATGAAGATGGACAAGCCCTTCATCTATCCCAAGGACAACCTATCCTATTGCTCGAACTTTCTTCACATGATGTTCTCCGAGCCCTACAACGACCACATCGCCCGCTCGGAAGTCGACAAAGCCCTCAACCTCATATTTCTGCTCCACGCCGACCACGAGCAGAATTGCTCCACCTCGACGGTCCGGATGGTCGCCTCCGGCGGGGCCAACCTCTTTGCCTCCACCGCCGCCGGGATCTGCGCCCTCTGGGGGCCGGCCCACGGGGGCGCCAACCAGTCGGTGTTGGAAATGCTCCAGCAGATCCACGACTCCGGCGATGACGGCACGCGCTTCATCGAGGCGGCCAAGTCGGGGGACAAATCCAAGCGCCTCATGGGCTTCGGCCACCGCGTTTACAAGAACTACGACCCCCGGGCCAAGATCCTCAAGCAGCAGTGCGAAAACGTCCTGGAAGCCCTCGGAGTCAACGACCCCCTGCTGGAAATCGCCCTCAAGCTGGAATCGGCGGCCCTGCGCGAGGAATACTTTCTCGAGCGCAAACTCTACCCTAACGTGGATTTTTACAGCGGCATCATCATGCGCGCCATCGGCATCCCCCTCGACATGTTCACCGTCATGTTCGCCATTGGACGCATGCCCGGATGGATCGCCCATTGGCGGGAAATCGCCCTGGCCAAGACCCCCATCCACCGGCCGCGCCAGATTTACACCGGGCCGGGCATCCGCCCCTACGTCCCGATGGATGCCCGCGCCTGA
- a CDS encoding HD domain-containing protein, whose protein sequence is METLTLAELLEELKENPAGAEDAIAVQLAAIRPGRTAAGKPFFDLEVADATHKAKLKIWSDSPAYEFLQRAKEGELCELEGKFYTNDYGLNVNQPGLIRLSESEAEVFLAGPAERRGKLEEDWALFQDTFQNLADARLKAVACLALEQYEKKWKRAAAARSYHHARRGGLLEHTAQMLRCARALAPLYTEVTPDLLYCGVLFHDVGKLWENDYPERGFTTQPTRKGELIGHITIGVEVVNKLWHEAAQKDPETFAATVSPAPDLVRDHLLHLIVSHHGELEFGSPVVPKTPEGWLLHHIDNIDAKIEMLRGAYADQGEVVPGLVEAKRPLGGLLALPLRGPR, encoded by the coding sequence ATGGAAACGTTGACCCTTGCCGAGTTGTTGGAGGAATTGAAGGAAAACCCCGCCGGGGCGGAGGACGCCATCGCCGTCCAACTGGCCGCCATCCGGCCGGGCCGCACCGCGGCGGGCAAGCCCTTCTTTGATTTGGAAGTCGCCGACGCCACCCACAAGGCCAAGCTCAAGATCTGGTCGGACAGCCCGGCCTACGAATTTCTCCAACGGGCCAAAGAAGGGGAGCTGTGTGAGTTGGAGGGCAAATTCTACACCAACGATTACGGTCTCAACGTCAACCAGCCCGGGTTGATCCGTCTTTCGGAGAGCGAGGCCGAGGTCTTCCTGGCCGGACCGGCGGAACGGCGCGGCAAGCTGGAGGAGGACTGGGCCTTGTTCCAGGACACCTTCCAAAATTTGGCTGATGCGCGTCTGAAGGCGGTGGCCTGTCTGGCCCTGGAACAATACGAAAAAAAATGGAAACGCGCCGCCGCCGCCCGGAGCTACCACCACGCCCGCCGCGGCGGATTGTTGGAGCACACCGCGCAGATGTTGCGTTGTGCCCGCGCCCTGGCCCCGCTTTACACCGAGGTCACCCCCGATCTGCTTTACTGCGGCGTGCTTTTCCACGACGTCGGCAAGCTCTGGGAGAACGATTATCCCGAGCGGGGGTTCACCACCCAGCCCACCCGCAAGGGCGAACTGATCGGACACATCACCATCGGCGTCGAGGTGGTGAACAAGCTCTGGCATGAAGCGGCCCAGAAAGATCCGGAGACCTTCGCCGCCACGGTTTCGCCCGCCCCCGACCTGGTCCGCGACCATTTGCTCCACCTGATTGTTTCACACCACGGCGAATTGGAATTCGGCTCGCCCGTCGTGCCCAAGACGCCCGAGGGTTGGCTGCTGCACCACATCGACAACATCGATGCCAAGATCGAGATGCTGCGCGGGGCCTATGCGGACCAGGGTGAAGTCGTGCCCGGACTGGTGGAAGCGAAGCGCCCGCTTGGCGGATTGCTGGCCCTGCCTTTGCGCGGTCCGCGTTGA
- a CDS encoding phospho-sugar mutase, translated as MHPFLSLLEPAVQEGKLLASSRQNLLSYLEKSTGEDWEIASLRELVEGGQWTELNDRFYQVLKFGTGGLRGRTMGRVVTTAERGSSTGGAPDHPAVGTNTMNGFSISRATQGMVRYLARQFPGECPKVVVSHDTRYFSRSFAEQVAGIVARMGGTAFLFEAERSTPELSFAVRHLGAHAGIMLTASHNPPHDNGFKAYYRDGGQLVEPQASAIIAEVLAVPSAKVEPAAVPGQVVSIGAEVDQAYLAALATLVLDPAVVRGQSGKLKIVFTPIHGTGIQSVPKILTAFSITHSVVAAQAAPDGGFPTVKSPNPENAEALALAIEQGRREQADFIAGTDPDADRMGVAVRDAAGEFQILTGNMIGSILAAYRIDRLFEQGVLTPANAARATLIKTFVTTDLQAAIARKHGLKCVDTLTGFKYIGEKLKDYEEQAGGRGPAGFEAWRQTLLEKSTFFVFGGEESYGYSGGDAVRDKDANAAVLMFAEAAAWAKSKGMTLIDYLDGLYLQYGLYLEKLGTLTFEGAEGAARIGKLLQGYREDAPRTWGGRAVEKVQNFSAEDIFDVDGKKIPKELMFMFHLAGGFRVAVRGSGTEPKIKYYFFGRSDVSDRGALPAARAALRQTLDDLWEETQRDVKVRVE; from the coding sequence ATGCACCCGTTTCTTTCCCTCCTCGAGCCCGCGGTCCAAGAAGGCAAATTGCTGGCCTCCAGCCGCCAGAACCTCCTGTCCTACCTGGAAAAGTCCACCGGGGAGGATTGGGAAATCGCCAGCCTGCGCGAACTGGTCGAGGGCGGGCAATGGACCGAACTCAACGACCGCTTCTACCAGGTTCTGAAGTTCGGCACCGGTGGGTTGCGCGGACGCACCATGGGCCGTGTGGTCACCACGGCGGAACGCGGTTCCTCCACCGGCGGTGCACCCGACCATCCCGCGGTTGGCACCAACACCATGAACGGCTTCAGCATCAGCCGCGCCACCCAGGGCATGGTCCGCTACCTGGCCCGCCAGTTCCCCGGTGAGTGTCCCAAAGTGGTTGTCTCGCACGACACCCGCTACTTCTCCCGCTCTTTCGCCGAACAAGTGGCCGGGATCGTCGCCCGCATGGGTGGCACGGCGTTCCTTTTTGAGGCCGAACGGTCGACCCCCGAGCTGTCCTTCGCCGTCCGTCATCTGGGGGCGCACGCCGGCATCATGCTAACGGCCAGCCACAATCCGCCGCACGACAATGGATTCAAGGCCTATTACCGTGACGGGGGCCAGTTGGTAGAGCCCCAAGCCTCCGCGATCATTGCCGAAGTCCTGGCGGTGCCCTCGGCCAAGGTCGAACCCGCCGCCGTCCCCGGACAGGTGGTCTCCATCGGGGCCGAAGTCGACCAGGCCTATCTGGCCGCGCTGGCCACACTCGTCCTCGACCCCGCGGTGGTGCGTGGCCAGTCCGGCAAGCTGAAGATCGTCTTCACCCCGATCCACGGGACCGGAATCCAGAGCGTGCCCAAAATCCTCACGGCTTTTTCCATCACCCACTCCGTGGTCGCCGCCCAGGCCGCGCCGGACGGCGGATTTCCGACGGTGAAATCACCCAATCCCGAAAATGCCGAGGCCCTGGCCTTGGCCATCGAGCAGGGACGGCGCGAACAGGCCGACTTCATCGCCGGAACCGACCCGGATGCCGACCGCATGGGCGTGGCTGTCCGTGACGCGGCCGGGGAATTCCAGATCCTCACCGGCAACATGATCGGCTCGATCCTGGCCGCCTACCGCATCGACCGCCTCTTCGAACAGGGTGTCCTGACCCCGGCCAATGCCGCCCGCGCCACCCTGATCAAGACCTTTGTCACGACCGATCTCCAGGCCGCCATCGCCCGCAAACACGGGCTCAAATGCGTCGACACCCTAACCGGATTCAAATACATCGGGGAAAAGCTCAAGGACTACGAGGAACAGGCGGGGGGACGGGGGCCGGCCGGCTTCGAGGCCTGGCGCCAGACCCTCCTGGAGAAGAGCACGTTCTTCGTTTTTGGTGGAGAGGAAAGTTATGGCTATTCCGGGGGCGACGCCGTGCGCGACAAGGACGCCAACGCCGCCGTGCTCATGTTCGCCGAAGCCGCCGCCTGGGCCAAGTCCAAGGGCATGACCCTGATCGACTACCTGGACGGCCTCTACCTCCAATACGGGCTTTACCTGGAAAAATTGGGCACCCTCACTTTCGAGGGGGCCGAGGGCGCGGCCCGGATCGGGAAGCTCCTCCAGGGCTACCGTGAGGACGCCCCCCGGACCTGGGGCGGACGGGCGGTGGAAAAGGTACAGAATTTCAGCGCCGAGGACATCTTCGATGTCGACGGCAAGAAGATCCCGAAGGAACTGATGTTCATGTTCCACTTGGCGGGCGGGTTCCGGGTGGCGGTGCGCGGGTCCGGCACCGAACCCAAGATCAAATACTACTTCTTCGGCCGTTCCGATGTGTCCGACCGCGGGGCACTGCCCGCGGCCCGGGCCGCACTCCGCCAAACCCTCGACGACCTCTGGGAGGAAACCCAGCGGGACGTGAAAGTACGGGTGGAGTAA